In Paenibacillus sonchi, the genomic stretch CTGGGGCTGATGGAGCAGCTGCTGTTCGCGCTGAAGCTGCATTGGCTTCCATCCATAGGGAGGATGGACCAGCGCAATCCGGTGGAGAGCATTACCAATCTCTATGTGATTGATACGATTATTGCTGGACAGTGGGGGCAATTGTGGACGGTTATCAAGCATTTAATCCTGCCAAGCATCGCGCTCGGAACCATCCCGATGGCGATTATTGCCCGGATGACCCGTTCCAGCATGCTGGAGGTTATGAATTCCGACTATATCCGTACGGCAAAAGCCAAAGGCATGCCGCAATTCCTGGTCGTGTACAAACATGCGCTCAAGAACGCGCTGATTCCTGTGCTGACGGTAGTGGGCTTGCAGACAGGCGCTCTTCTTGGCGGAGCCGTGCTGACTGAGACAATCTTTGCTTGGCCGGGCGTAGGAAGATATATATATGAAGCGATCAGTTCCCGTGACTACCCGGTGATTCAGACGGGGATTCTGGTCATTGCCTTTATTTTTGTTGTGATCAATCTGCTTGTGGATCTGCTCTACGCCGCTATCGATCCGCGCATCAATTACAAGTGAGGGGTGAACCTATGGGACAGGCATCAATTCATGTAACGCCCCCGAGTGTACCTGCCGACAAGGTTTCCGGACCTTGGCTCGATGCGTGGAAGGCCTTCCGCAGGAACAAGACGGCTATGCTCGGGTTATGCATTATCGTGTTTTTTGTGCTGATCGCTCTGCTGGCGCCGCTTATTGCCCCCTATGGATTCAAGGAGCAGGAGCTGGTCAACCGGCTGAAAGCGCCGTCAGCGGCTCATTGGTTCGGCACGGATGATCTGGGAAGAGATATGTTCACCCGTATCATTTACGGAGCGCGCATCTCGCTCTGGGTCGGTTTCTTTGCCGTCATTGGATCTATTATTGCAGGTACATTTCTCGGCATCCTGGCGGGATTCTACGGCAAATGGATTGATATGCTGATTTCGCGCCTGTTCGATATTCTGCTTGCTTTTCCGAGTATTCTGCTGGCGATTGCTATCGTGGCAATTCTGGGGCCCTCCCTGCAGAATGCGCTGTACGCCATTGCTATCGTAAACATCCCTACGTACGGCCGGCTTGTGCGGGCGAAGGTGCTCTCCCTGAAGTCGGAGGAGTACATTACGGCGGCAAGAGCGATCGGGATGACCAACACCCGTATTCTGCTTACCCATATCCTGCCGAACAGCCTGACGCCGATTATTGTGCAGGGTACACTCGGCATCGCCACGGCCATAATTGAAGCAGCCGCACTTGGCTTCCTTGGCCTCGGTGCCCAGCCGCCGGACCCGGAATGGGGCAAGATGCTCTCCGATTCACGGCAGTTTATTCAGAAGGCTCCTTGGACAGTGGTGTTCCCGGGGCTGTCCATTATGCTGACTGTCCTGGGTTTTAACCTCATGGGAGACGGCCTGCGGGATGTGCTTGATCCACGGATGAAGAATTAAGGTGTTCCGAAAAGTCCTTTAGGCATTCGCGTGATGCCTAAAGGACTTTCTTTTGTTAGATAGAAAATTAGACATTCATGCCACCCATTTTTATCTAAGCATATCGCATATTAACATCGGATATTAACTATACATAACTAAATATAAACAAACATAACTAAACGTATAGTAAAACAAAAAAAGATATGCTAGAATATCACCTGAATATACAAGATACATAAATGGGAGGAATGGGAATGTTCAAGAAATTAGCAGTGGTTATCATGGCTGCGCTGTTGGCAGTGGGTCTGTCAGCAATGCCTGAGAAGCAGGTGCAGGCGGCCAGCAAGACGGAGATTATGGTGTCTGCCGCAGCGAGCCTGCAGGACAGTCTTGATAAGATTGCCGTTCTCTATGAGAAGCAGCATCCTGATATTGATCTTGTCTTCAACTACGGCGCTTCCGGTACTCTGCAGAAACAGATTGAGCAAGGCGCACCTGCTGACCTGTTCTTCTCGGCAGGTGGCAAGCAAATGACTGCTCTGGTCAATGGAGGACTTGTTTCTGACCATAAAGAGCTATTGAAGAATCAACTGGTGCTGGTTGTTCCTTCGGACTCCAAAGCTTCCATTACAGCCATTACACAGCTTACGGATAAAGGCTTCAAGAAAGTGGCTGTCGGACAGCCCGAATCGGTTCCGGCCGGCCAATATGCGCAGCAGTCATTGACAGGGAAGAAGGTATGGGATAAGCTGCAAAGCAAGCTGGTATTTGCCAAGGACGTGCGCCAGGTGCTCTCTTATGTAGAAACAGGGAATGCCGATGCCGGATTCGTCTACAAAACAGATGCCCTTACCTCCGGCAAAGTAAAGATTGCGCTAACTGTGGGTGCCCATGTACACAAAGCAATCAATTATCCGGTCGGGATTGTGAAGGATTCCAAGCATACGGCGGAGGCCAAAGCCTTTTACAGCTACGTGCAAACGAAGGCGGCAAGCGATATCTTTACAAGCTATGGATTTAAGCTTGCTGAATAAATCAACGGGGTGAACCGGGATGGAGATCAATTGGACCGATTTTTTCGCCCCGGTCTGGCTTTCGGTCAAGATCTCAGTCATAACCAGCATCATTGTTTTCCTGCTGGCGACCCTGGCAGCCAAGGCGATGGCGGGCCGGAGGTTTCCGGGCTACAGCCTGGTTGAAACGGTGCTGCTGCTCCCGCTGGTACTGCCGCCAACCGTGGTCGGATTTGTGCTGCTGGTGATTCTGGGCCGGCGGAGCTGGATCGGGAAGCTGTACGAGCAATTTAC encodes the following:
- a CDS encoding ABC transporter permease, with amino-acid sequence MNSYLLKRIMVLVPVLIGMTMIVFSIIHAIPGDPAETILGQKATEQSKQALREQLGLDKPWLQQYFNYMGDLLQGDLGTSIRTKTPIAKEIMPYLAATLELTAAAMLFAAFVGVNAGILSAWRQNSWFDYTAMIIALVGVSMPIFWLGLMEQLLFALKLHWLPSIGRMDQRNPVESITNLYVIDTIIAGQWGQLWTVIKHLILPSIALGTIPMAIIARMTRSSMLEVMNSDYIRTAKAKGMPQFLVVYKHALKNALIPVLTVVGLQTGALLGGAVLTETIFAWPGVGRYIYEAISSRDYPVIQTGILVIAFIFVVINLLVDLLYAAIDPRINYK
- the nikC gene encoding nickel transporter permease, with amino-acid sequence MGQASIHVTPPSVPADKVSGPWLDAWKAFRRNKTAMLGLCIIVFFVLIALLAPLIAPYGFKEQELVNRLKAPSAAHWFGTDDLGRDMFTRIIYGARISLWVGFFAVIGSIIAGTFLGILAGFYGKWIDMLISRLFDILLAFPSILLAIAIVAILGPSLQNALYAIAIVNIPTYGRLVRAKVLSLKSEEYITAARAIGMTNTRILLTHILPNSLTPIIVQGTLGIATAIIEAAALGFLGLGAQPPDPEWGKMLSDSRQFIQKAPWTVVFPGLSIMLTVLGFNLMGDGLRDVLDPRMKN
- the modA gene encoding molybdate ABC transporter substrate-binding protein, which gives rise to MFKKLAVVIMAALLAVGLSAMPEKQVQAASKTEIMVSAAASLQDSLDKIAVLYEKQHPDIDLVFNYGASGTLQKQIEQGAPADLFFSAGGKQMTALVNGGLVSDHKELLKNQLVLVVPSDSKASITAITQLTDKGFKKVAVGQPESVPAGQYAQQSLTGKKVWDKLQSKLVFAKDVRQVLSYVETGNADAGFVYKTDALTSGKVKIALTVGAHVHKAINYPVGIVKDSKHTAEAKAFYSYVQTKAASDIFTSYGFKLAE